TGCTTGGGAAGCCCTACCCAGATCTGAAATCCGTGAAGACTCTTATCACTGTGCCTTAAATATTCAGGAGTTCTTTCAGAGTGTACAACCCCCTTTCCGGCAGTCATCCAGTTCACGGCTCCCGGTTTTATTTCGACGGAACTTCCTATACTATCTCTGTGGAAAATAGACCCTTCCAACAGATAGGTAAGTGTAGACAATCCGATATGCGGATGTGGAGGTACATCAAGATTCTGATAATCTTTTAATTCAGACGGTCCCATATGATCGATGAAGACAAATGGTCCCACTGCTCTTTTTTCCCGGAAAGGAAGAAGTCTTCCTACCAGAAAGTTTCCTATATCAGCCGCTTTTTCTTCTATGATAAGTCCAATATTTGACATAACGATGTGATGCTTTTTAAAATTTTACTGTATTTAAATTGATAGAGGTCACGAAAAAATCTAAAGTTTATTATATCCTTCAAATGTTTCATCAACGAGGCGTTTCCATTCAGGATGTTTCTTAATAAATGCAAAAACATAAGGGCAGAACGGAAGAAGCTTTTTACCACTTTCTTCAATGTAATTGAGCGTTTTTTCCACTACTGCAGCGGCAGCACCTGAGCCAGCCAGTTCCGGGTCTGCTTCAGTATGGATCAAAGAGATCTGATGCGTTTTCTCATGGTAATCAATAAAAGCATAATATCCATTGACATTGATTTCAAATCTTTTATCCGCTTTTACGAGAGGTATATTTTCAAATTCTGATTTCATATTTCTGGTATTGAAAGTGGTCTGCTTGTAATAGAGTGTGATATGAAAATAGGAATAGATAAACCTTATAGATTTCTAAAGCCTATCAGGTTTATCCTCCATATCAATCTTACTTTATAAGTAACCCAACTTAATGATATATAAAGTTAATAAAAAAAGGAATAATCAAAGATTAAGATAAATTTAATTCTTTTTAATCCTCAAGATAACCGAATTTTCCGGTATTGAAGTCTTCAAAAGCCTGCATGATTTCCTCTCTGGAATTCATTACAAAAGGTCCGTGAGGATAGATGGGCTCGTTGATAGGCTCTCCGCTGATGATTAAAACGACTGTATCTTCTTTCGCTTCAATAGTAAACGTTTCTCCTTCATTTTTAAATAAAGCAAAGTGATCTGCCTTCACATGGTCTTCACCATTCAGCATAATATTTCCTTCAATCACTAACGCTGCAGTATTGAAATGAGCGGGGAAACTAAAATCTGCTTTTCCACCTGCTTTCAACTTTGCATTCATCATATGTACTGGTGTGAAAGTTTCTGCAGGACCTTTTTGTCCGTTATATTCACCGGCAATTACTTCTACAAAACCATTTTCACCCAGATCTACTTTTTTCATGGTAGAATTTTCAATAGCCTGGTATTTCGGAGTGCTCATTTTATCTTTTGCCGGAAGATTCACCCAAAGCTGAACCATCTGGAAGATTCCTCCTTTTTTTGCCCATTCTGTTTCATGGTATTCTTTATGAAGAACTCCTTTGGCTGCAGTCATCCATTGTACGTCACCCTCTCCGATAACGCCACCCCCGCCTGCGCTGTCATGATGTTCTACTTTACCGCTGTAAGCTATAGTGACCGTTTCAAAACCTCTGTGAGGATGAACTCCCACACCTCTGGGTCTGTCTGAACCGTTGAAATGAAATTTTGAATTATAATCAAGCATAATGAACGGATCCATTCTTTTCATATCCAATCCGGGTACGCCGGGAATAAAATTATGAACTCTAAAACCATCACCTACAAAATGGGCAGGTTTTGGAGATACTACGATTTGTACTTTTTTTGTTGCCATCACACTGTTGATTTTTTATGTAAACAAAATTACCATACTTATAAGTGAAAAGCATTGATCTGTGTTAAGTTCGTAGGATGATGAAGGGAGGAAATAAGTTCCTGTGACTTTTAATGTTCCGCTAATCCTCTTTTGATTTCATATTCTTTCCATCCGAAATATGCAGTCTCCTGAAAACCAGGCCTGACAGGATAGTCAATATTCCGACCGTAAGAAATGTATAACGGAATGCATTGTGAATTTCACCTCCGATGAGATCTGTGTTTTCAAATAGTTTTAAAACAATGAGCCCGAAAGCGATTCCAAAGCCGATGGCAAGCTGTTGATTAACGGATATAAGAGAATTGCCGCTGCTGGTCTGAAAATTCCGCAGATCTGCAATGGAAATGGTATTCATTGAAGTGAACTGGATAGAGTTGAAAAATCCTAATACCGCAATAATAGGGATAAACCAATATAAAGAAGTGTGAATATCAGGAATGGCAAGCAGGCAGATCAGGGTTCCGATAATGAAGGTATTTACCATCAGAGTCTGACGGTACCCATATTTATCTAAAATTTTAATAACAGATGATTTTCCGAAGATGGCGGTTAATGCCATGGGAGCAATGATCCATCCTGACGTCACTGCCGATTGTTTGTAAGCGATCTGAATCATCAGTGGCAGCAGCAGAGGAACGGAGCTTATTCCTAATCTTGTGGCCAGATTTCCTACAATTCCTACCCGGAATGTTCTTACCTGAAACAGATCTAATGGGAAAA
This genomic window from Chryseobacterium sp. MEBOG06 contains:
- a CDS encoding GNAT family N-acetyltransferase → MKSEFENIPLVKADKRFEINVNGYYAFIDYHEKTHQISLIHTEADPELAGSGAAAAVVEKTLNYIEESGKKLLPFCPYVFAFIKKHPEWKRLVDETFEGYNKL
- a CDS encoding pirin family protein is translated as MATKKVQIVVSPKPAHFVGDGFRVHNFIPGVPGLDMKRMDPFIMLDYNSKFHFNGSDRPRGVGVHPHRGFETVTIAYSGKVEHHDSAGGGGVIGEGDVQWMTAAKGVLHKEYHETEWAKKGGIFQMVQLWVNLPAKDKMSTPKYQAIENSTMKKVDLGENGFVEVIAGEYNGQKGPAETFTPVHMMNAKLKAGGKADFSFPAHFNTAALVIEGNIMLNGEDHVKADHFALFKNEGETFTIEAKEDTVVLIISGEPINEPIYPHGPFVMNSREEIMQAFEDFNTGKFGYLED